A region of Vigna radiata var. radiata cultivar VC1973A chromosome 6, Vradiata_ver6, whole genome shotgun sequence DNA encodes the following proteins:
- the LOC106764917 gene encoding cyclic nucleotide-gated ion channel 1: MSTAQQEKFVRFRDSGLEKSSEGNYSETQISQSGIFRTTLSSVSEKFQNGLESGSDRMKRFRTSFKSFSFSSVLSKSSSSRKEILDPQGPFLQRWNKIFVLLCVIAVSLDPLFFYVPVIDDEKKCLSLDIKMEITATVLRSFSDAFYIVHMIFQFRTGFIAPSSRVFGRGVLVEDSWAIARRYLSSYFLVDILAVLPLPQVVILVIIPKMSGFKSLNTKNLLKFVVFFQYVPRLLRIIPLYREVTRASGILTETAWAGAVFNLFLYMLASHVAGAFWYLFSIERETTCWQEACRSNTTVCNKADMYCNDYWGGLSKISTFLNTSCPIHNEDKNLFDFGMFLDALQSGVVESRDFPQKFFYCFWWGLKNLSSLGQNLATSTYVWEICFAVFISVSGLVLFSFLIGNMQTYLQSTTTRLEEMRVKRRDAEQWMAHRLLPDGLRVRIRRYEQYKWQETRGVDEDNLVRNLPKDLRRDIKRHLCLALLMRVPMFEKMDEQLLDAMCDRLKPVLFTEESYIVREGDPVDEMLFVMRGKLLTITTNGGRTGFFNSEYLKAGDFCGEELLTWALDPHSSSSLPTSTRTVQTLSEVEAFALKADDLKFVASQFRRLHSKQLRHTFRFYSQQWRTWAACFIQAAWRRYSKRKLEESLVEEEENRLQNVLAKSGGSSPSLGATIYASRFAANALTLLRRNGAKKGRLPERLPPMLLQKPAEPDFTADDE; the protein is encoded by the exons ATGAGTACTGCACAGCAAGAGAAGTTTGTTAG GTTTCGGGATTCCGGTTTGGAGAAGAGTTCTGAGGGCAATTATTCTGAGACTCAAATTTCACAGTCAGGAATATTTAGAACTACATTAAGTTCAGTTTCGGAGAAGTTTCAAAATGGATTGGAATCTGGTTCTGATAGGATGAAAAGATTCAGAACATCATTCAAATCTTTTTCCTTTAGCAGTGTTCTTTCTAAAAGCTCTAGTTCTAGAAAGGAAATACTTGATCCACAGGGTCCATTCCTTCAAAGGTGGAACAagatttttgtattattatgtGTTATCGCAGTATCACTGGATCCTTTGTTCTTTTATGTCCCGGTCATTGATGATGAGAAAAAATGTCTTTCACTGGACATTAAGATGGAGATTACAGCAACTGTCTTAAGATCTTTCTCTGATGCTTTTTATATAGTCCACATGATTTTCCAATTTCGAACTGGATTCATTGCTCCCTCTTCTCGTGTATTTGGAAGAGGTGTTTTGGTTGAAGATTCTTGGGCAATAGCAAGGAGGTATCTATCATCATATTTCTTAGTTGACATTCTTGCTGTTCTTCCCCTCCCACAG GTGGTGATTCTAGTTATCATTCCAAAAATGAGTGGTTTTAAATCACTTAATACCAAGAACTTGCTGAAATTTGTTGTCTTCTTCCAATATGTGCCTCGTTTATTGCGGATCATTCCATTATATAGAGAAGTTACAAGGGCCTCTGGCATTCTCACTGAAACCGCTTGGGCTGGAGCTGTATTTAATCTCTTTCTTTACATGCTTGCAAGTCAC GTTGCTGGTGCCTTTTGGTACTTGTTTTCTATAGAACGAGAAACCACATGTTGGCAAGAAGCCTGTCGAAGTAATACAACAGTGTGTAACAAGGCAGATATGTATTGCAATGATTATTGGGGTGGGTTGAGCAAAATTTCGACATTCCTGAATACTTCTTGCCCAATTCACAATGAAGATAAAAATCTCTTTGATTTTGGAATGTTCCTTGATGCTCTTCAATCTGGTGTTGTGGAGTCAAGAGATTTTCCACAAAAATTCTTTTACTGCTTTTGGTGGGGCTTAAAAAATTTGAG TTCTCTTGGTCAGAACCTGGCAACGAGTACCTATGTTTGGGAAATATGTTTTGCAGTTTTCATTTCTGTATCTGGTTTGGTGTTATTTTCATTCCTCATTGGAAATATGCAG ACATATTTGCAGTCAACAACCACAAGATTGGAGGAGATGAGAGTAAAGAGGAGAGATGCAGAACAGTGGATGGCTCACCGATTACTTCCCGACGGCCTGCGAGTGCGAATCAGACGATATGAACAGTACAAATGGCAAGAAACCAGAGGCGTAGATGAAGACAATTTGGTTCGCAATCTTCCCAAGGATTTAAGAAGAGACATTAAGCGACATCTTTGTTTGGCTTTGCTGATGAGA GTGCCAATGTTTGAGAAAATGGATGAACAACTTCTGGATGCAATGTGTGACCGTCTGAAGCCGGTGCTGTTCACCGAAGAAAGCTACATTGTGAGGGAAGGAGACCCAGTTGATGAGATGCTGTTCGTAATGCGTGGTAAGTTATTGACCATAACAACCAACGGTGGAAGAACTGGTTTCTTCAATTCTGAGTATCTCAAAGCTGGTGACTTTTGTGGAGAGGAGCTTCTGACATGGGCCTTGGATCCTCATTCCTCATCCAGCCTTCCCACTTCAACAAGAACTGTTCAAACTCTTTCAGAAGTGGAAGCCTTTGCCCTCAAAGCTGATGACTTGAAGTTTGTGGCATCACAGTTTCGGCGACTTCACAGCAAGCAGCTGCGCCACACTTTCCGGTTCTACTCGCAACAATGGCGCACCTGGGCGGCGTGCTTCATTCAAGCTGCGTGGCGGCGCTATAGTAAGAGGAAGCTTGAAGAATCCCTGGTTGAAGAAGAGGAGAATAGACTGCAAAATGTGTTGGCTAAATCAGGTGGAAGCTCACCAAGCCTTGGTGCTACAATATATGCTTCAAGGTTTGCTGCTAATGCACTTACATTGCTTCGCCGTAATGGTGCAAAGAAGGGTAGGCTGCCTGAGAGATTACCCCCTATGCTCCTTCAGAAGCCTGCAGAACCTGATTTTACTGCGGATGACGAATAG